Sequence from the Bicyclus anynana chromosome 2, ilBicAnyn1.1, whole genome shotgun sequence genome:
caggATTTGCAACCAATTATGCCCTAAAATACGAGCGACGTAAGGACTTCGtagactttatattttaatattaaacgaTTTTCAAAATACAAAGCTGTTTTTGTTCTATTACAATTTTCTTCTGCTTAAGTGTAAAAATCGACGTATCCCACTCAAATCCTACAGAAAATTCTCTACCTATATCTATCCAAATCCAGAGGAtcttcaggagatgttgacaaCGTACATTTGAGTAGACGTGCTGTTCTGGCAATCTTCTCTCTTTCGTCAAATTTGAACTTTCAGATAATCGAATGAGATTTCTGAATGTGTTATCCTGTCACTGAATTACGTTCTAGGTATTAAGGTCAGCCACAAACGAGAAGGATGTTGTATGCGCCGCAAATCGCATGTTCATCAAAGATTGCAACACTTGCTGGTGCAATGAAGACGGCACTAGCTATTTTTGTACTAGAAAAGTCTGCATTACAGACTTGCCCGAAGAAGTAATAGAAGACAAACCAGAGGTAGATCCTGATGTATTGGTGACTGGGCGCTAAAATAGAATAAAGTCAGCTGTGATTGTGGTCTTTGAgcttattatttgattttaatattggtatccaatatataattaaaagtgtttataaaattcacgttttataaatatttttttgttaaagtaaagtaaaattttagttttaaccaATTGGTTCTGCATTCttgtaagttttaatttaatctcttttaaatttaatacattctcaatgaaatttaatattatatcctCCATatgattttcatttgttttttatgtgaAACACTCACAGAATCTACAGGAAATCAAGAGGAAATGTAGGCCTGACGAAGTTTTTGAGATAGATTGTAACATGTGTCGTTGCAATCCCGACGGAATGTCTTTCTCTTGTACACGCAGAGCGTGTGTGCCGGAGGAAAAGGGAAAGgtgtgttttatttttggttCTGGTGTTAGGCTTAGTAGCtatggtttttttattgttgactAAAATTCTTTTGTTTCCATCATTAATGTTTACTGGCGACGCAATTGTATATTTCATTGAGCCCGGCTCTTTACATTTACATTCTTCTGTATTTGTTCTATTAAATAGTTGCAGGGCTTTGGTTGGTAtcttattgttaatttatatttaatttaattacaatattctTTTTTGGTAATGGTAATGGTGATGTGGTTATGGATTACGTTATTTTAcgttatcttttttaaataacgtcTTGGTTTTTTCGAATTGTTTTAGTCTTCGGTGGCGgattattttcaaagttttattttagcTATCCCTTTATTGATTGttcttaacaatattttatatttattgtttttattaaatttatatatctatataaataacatgtaaAGCACAACTGTGAATTTGAAACAGCGAATGGTTTTGGCAGATTTctgactaataatatttttttttctttcagaaCATATCCTTGAATAGAAGAGTTCGAGCGACTGCGCAGGTATTGcattatattgtaaaatattataacatttcTCAATTACCATGCAGAGTTAAAACGAAAGAACTTGTTGTCTATTAAAGATTCTGAAGTTGTACGAGTAACAACGTTTTAACTAtttgttctaattttaaaaattattatattttataattgactTTGTTATTGAGAAAAATACAGCAGGAAACTTAagtttatcctaataactatacaaaccaTGCCACATAGAATATTTGCAAGAATACTGCCTGTATTTCCACGTTGAACAGTCAGACTgattctttgcgcaaaaaatggcCCAGCCGTTCTGTCACttgtcgaggcaactagccgaaGTGAAATAATTGACTCcatatttcaattataaaatacatttattgatATAATGAGTACAACACAACCCAGATATAACGCGTATGGTGTTCAGTAGGAGACGCCGAAAACCTGCCAACCTGGTACAGAGTTCCGCATGGATTGCAATAAGTGCCTCTGCAACGACGAGGGCCAAGACTTCTCCTGCACACGCATCGACTGTGCAGCGCAGAACGGCAATGGTAACGGTGGAGCGAGGAGGAAACGaggtaaaaacaaaaactgtCATCAAAAACAAAAGACCTCAGTTTTTTGTTCCATAAACTAGAGAATCTATCGTAGGGAACCTGAAAATGTGTGTTGAAAATGGGTATTAACTTctttttactttgtattgtatttaaaaatgaaaaacaagCGAAATAGTTTACTGATTGGATGATTCAGATCTTCCAGATGATAACAATAAGCCTTTGGCATTAAAGTTTTAGACCATGTTTAGATTTTAAATCTAAAGTAACAACACACCCAGAAGACAAATTGTGGGTTAGAAAGCCGAAAtgggataaaaataattaagataatgGGACATATTCTTAAAGATATTCTTGTGAGGCTCCCgagttgtttttaaaataatattttttccggAAGCAACGACACAAGTACAGACCCAGTGCGTACCAGACAGCGTGTTCAACCAAGACTGTAACGCATGTCGTTGTGAGGCTGACGGCAACCATGCGACGTGCTCCATCAAACGCTGCAAGCAGGACAATCCTAATGAAGATGAAGAGAACGAAGTTTCATCAGGTAAATAACTTAAAAGACGCTAAAGCTACCGCTTTAGCGTAGTTGCGATTTAATTTAGCGAAGTTAAAATTACTAGTGAAATGAaaacatttacttttttttaagtctgaACTAAAATGGCAATTAGAAAAACTTCATTCTTCAACTTCAACTTCACTTCTTCAACATCAACTTCATCAcgttaaatttaattgaaaggTACACTGGCGTATCTTCGGTAATATGACACCCTGGATATGGTCAAAAGTTAGCCATTGAAACTCCTGCGATATACAAAGTACACCTATTTAGTCTGAGctcatttttcttgaaaaacatttttgtgacaTACATATCTTAGcgcattttataattataagcttgtattttaatatgtttttcattacaatttgtaaaattttgctTTTTCTCCAGAATCTGACCTAAGTTTCCGCTGCAACCCTGGCGAGCAATTCAAACGTGGTTGCAACGACTGCAGCTGCTCAGCGGACGGCAAGAGCGTATTCTGCACAGTACGTCTATGCGACTAGAACATTACTCCGACCATTTCATTGATCTATATTATCACACGAtaccttattaattttttgGAACACAATTTCTTTGGTTTTGAGTATATTTACAAATTCTTAATACCTTTTTTCAGTcttctacttttatttttaaacaataacatGCATTGTTATTTTGTGATtgcaattttcttttatttcaccaTATTCATAATGTCGTTTCTAACTTAAAATACATCAAACTGTACCATGAAAACGCTGTCGGGTATCGTGTGATGTAATAATTTGATCACATTAAAGGTTGAAGTATTTGGTAGTAAAAGGTGAAGATTCTTAAACGTAGATATACGAGTGATCTATGGACTATGATCAGTAACATTGATTTTgaagtatttaattaaacactTAATTTGGACATCATTTGTATGTTtgcttaaaaatgtattttagttGATAAGGTATACATTACGTCTGTGTTACATTGAATCATTGTTAAAGGTACTAAGGGCATCTTTGTATTTACGAGTAGATAAATGATTTAGATCTTCTTTAGATTCATTGTTTTCGAGTGTTGTAATTAGTTAAGTGTTAGTATGTAAGCGTGATTTGCTTTTTGCAAATCGTGtgcttgtattatttttatcgtcgtcaatatcttttataacaacattaaatcaaacagtatcaaaattttaaatattatattggttTATTTCTAATAACAAAATCCATCAGCGTAAGATTTACATCAtctgaatttgtttttttttctgtaatttttaaagtattttgtttATCATTTCTGACGATTTATAAATTTGAAGATCAACTAAAGTTAAAGACAGCTGATTTTAATTTAGGTTTTGTTTCTTTAGTTACTTGGATCGtgaacttaattaattaatttcagatATGTGatctttattattgttttattttctacactttattttaccaaaagttgtaagTTTCTTGCTGTTGGtttgttaaattttcaaattatctttCGGTCTAGAGTATAATCAAGACATGTATACAAGACAAAATCAATCATATCAAATTAGTCCTCCATAATTCTTAATTCATCAGTCATTAGTAATGCAATAGAGTTGTAGagaatgtaattattataataacttagTTAGCGAAATATTTTCGTTGTAATGTAGTTTTCTTGTACTTTTAAGGTACTCATGTAGGTATTAGATAATACATTTACTATTGTGTGAAATCAATCAtgattcaaataaaaaacatttgaatttatttaactggtttttcttttataattataacatccAGATTTTTAAATGGTGTATTATTTTTAgccgactttttttttattcattacaagttagtccttgactacaatctcacctgatggtaagtgatgatacagtctaagatggaagcgggctaacttgttaggaggaggatgaaaatccacaccccttttggtttctacactgcatcgcaccggaactctatatcgcttggcggtacgtctttgccggtagggtggtaactagccacggccgaagcccccaccagccaaaaacggAATACCGACGAATAAACGGAAGATGttctcaatttaatttttcatgtaCCTAAAACTTTTTGTAGTCATCCCATTTTGATGACTTTTTATATCATTTGCTTggattattttttggtttttagtGGAACATAATAGTTGGATGCTACTGAAAAATTtttgatttagtttgtattgtAGATAGACCAATGGTTTGGATGTTAAgaagattatttttgttataagtaactttaattatttgagTTTAGTTTATTACAGTTTAGTATTTGGTCTTCTATAGTTCTTCTGTAATGTTAATGGACTTTTATTTATCTCTTTCTTCATTTAATTACTTTGGTTTATCTTGATAGACTTGTAATTGTTCATATATTACGccaaaaaaagaaatcaaaattcaataaCCTCTTATCACGTAATGGAATTTCAATTACAAAATTACAACCTATGATTTTAGGTAGAAGTGGTCTGGTATAACGCCATAACTCTAATTGGTTTTACAATTAAGCATTCTTAAATGGTGGTTTTTAGTATGAGGCTGGGATTTatcgcttttattttttttctttctttgtgcAATGTGAACTCTCTAATAGGTGAGTTATATTCTCTGGTAACTTTGATTCttcgttttattaaaaactagcggacgcccgcgacttcgtccgcgtgaaaatcgttgtaaactttcgactacccctatcctaccctaccctacctctacccaaccctacccctaccctaccactaccctacccctaccctacccctgccctacactacccctaccctactctaccctacccctaccctactcattaaggctgcacttctttatttattcccccccaccccccgcgagtcgcgtcgagcatgaattagtattcacgcgcgatggtttagcgtatttcgttataatatagttttttagttagggatgagtgatgagtgttataaacataagagttgacaaatataattagaaatctccgaactgctaagctatcggtaGTTACACGTGTtgttgtgagtcaaccataaaagatagacatatatatgctgttgttttttatagataattttaaggagaacatttccgtcatacatgatttctatgtagctttaaccattaaggctgtacacgccacggaagcttaaaaagttgagtaacttctcccgttttctcaacatttatcttcactgctctgctcctattgatcgtagcgtaatgaaaagtatactataacctgcccaggagtatgtagaataattgtaccaagtttcgttaaaatccgtccagtagtttttgtttctataaagaacatacagacagacagacaaaaattttactaattgcatttttgtcattagtatcgatcactaatcaccccctgcagggctagcacgggcaagggagaaatttatccacggggagaggataaaacgtttatcccccacactcgttttatccactcaccgcgcatgggcacgtcggtggatataatattcccggtggataaacggagggaaagacttgtcaacccatttgtatatatcttataaattggcattaggtatattaatagtccgaaataaacgtaaatttgataatatttggtttttttgtgcatattatttatctgttttctgttggcattgttttgtttggtgattgttttttgcggtggtttgtagtaggtatctatagtatctatcatactagcggacccggtcaagcttcgttttgacataagtgcacttgttctctatccctactctacccttctttacctctaaccctgccctacccctaccctacccctaccctacccctgccctacccctaccctacccctaccctaccctacccctgccctaccctacccctaccccccccctaccccccccccccccacccccaccccaaccctaccccaccccaaccctaccccacccctaccccgcccctaaccccccctccccctcccccaACACCCCTCCCCCCTTACCCCTctcccccacccctacaccaaccctaccccacccccccGCCCACaccc
This genomic interval carries:
- the LOC112055752 gene encoding protein draper; this encodes MKWLFVVGYVVCLAVLSKSNALSCQPGSEQDAQCISENTEKVPETTQPSSNVREREKDRWAECLAGSEWDSNCHKCRCSEEGHAECTRMDVCEKGDYGDPIRCKPKTTFKKECNTCSCLETGHSVCTLIGCLSALPSLPDVSPPATPETDATTLPPTDKSKDCLVGSRWKSKCNECFCSEDGYPSCTEMACIGLEDEPEKMCAPETSWKVDCNTCWCYDGRPVCTRIGCNGHIITNFNPKRENSKNDEPQIVLRSATNEKDVVCAANRMFIKDCNTCWCNEDGTSYFCTRKVCITDLPEEVIEDKPENLQEIKRKCRPDEVFEIDCNMCRCNPDGMSFSCTRRACVPEEKGKNISLNRRVRATAQETPKTCQPGTEFRMDCNKCLCNDEGQDFSCTRIDCAAQNGNGNGGARRKRATTQVQTQCVPDSVFNQDCNACRCEADGNHATCSIKRCKQDNPNEDEENEVSSESDLSFRCNPGEQFKRGCNDCSCSADGKSVFCTVRLCD